One window of Nocardia nova SH22a genomic DNA carries:
- a CDS encoding peptide synthetase, with product MSTVFRRRISPTERMYFPMRDMAPPFLMQLAIPGTGTLDIERLRAAVATAAAVTPGARLRRDGRFWVDTGVPPAVREITGHTLDHGRLESDPVLGSAIGPTAESTCEILVLTGDPVTVIFRVFHGVMDGMGMVLWVRNVLTALRGGDPVPLRDPIADRELVRRIGTSGRPAAMIPRFRAATGHGRQDPGIPRHLLRRRTIGATGPGAVARVSALLAEHAGTASRIMVPVDLRRHDPELRSTANLALPLFLDIRPGQDWQQVRDRMRADLRARTELNQMASSAIANAPHAVGRTILRTTNALGARFGRNLASATVSHMGRFDLGELAVPGWSPTSVFVLPQHSVAMPLLFAMTESGGRTDLTVSARNGRGVEPRLEALLDRIAATLESELPQPDSAVA from the coding sequence ATGAGCACCGTCTTCCGGCGGCGAATCTCGCCCACCGAACGCATGTACTTCCCGATGCGCGACATGGCGCCGCCGTTCCTGATGCAGCTGGCGATCCCCGGCACCGGAACCCTCGACATCGAACGATTGCGCGCCGCCGTCGCCACCGCCGCCGCGGTCACCCCCGGCGCCCGCCTGCGCCGCGACGGCCGCTTCTGGGTGGACACCGGGGTGCCGCCCGCCGTGCGTGAGATCACCGGTCACACACTGGATCACGGCCGCCTGGAATCGGATCCGGTCCTGGGTTCGGCGATCGGCCCCACCGCGGAGTCGACCTGCGAGATCCTGGTGCTGACCGGTGATCCGGTGACGGTGATCTTCCGCGTCTTCCACGGCGTCATGGACGGTATGGGGATGGTGCTGTGGGTTCGCAACGTGCTGACCGCGCTGCGCGGTGGTGACCCCGTGCCGCTGCGGGATCCGATCGCGGATCGGGAGCTGGTGCGGCGCATCGGGACCTCCGGGCGGCCCGCCGCGATGATCCCGAGATTCCGCGCCGCGACCGGGCACGGCCGCCAGGATCCCGGCATTCCGCGACATCTGTTGCGGCGCCGCACGATCGGAGCCACGGGGCCGGGGGCGGTGGCGCGGGTCTCGGCACTGCTGGCGGAGCACGCCGGTACCGCCTCGCGCATCATGGTGCCGGTCGATCTGCGCCGCCACGATCCGGAACTGCGCTCCACCGCGAATCTGGCGCTGCCGCTGTTCCTCGACATCCGTCCCGGACAGGACTGGCAGCAGGTCCGCGACCGGATGCGCGCGGACCTGCGCGCGCGCACCGAACTGAATCAGATGGCGTCGAGTGCGATAGCGAACGCGCCCCACGCGGTCGGCCGCACCATCCTGCGCACCACCAACGCCCTCGGCGCCCGCTTCGGCCGCAATCTCGCCTCGGCGACGGTCTCGCACATGGGCCGCTTCGATCTCGGTGAGCTGGCCGTGCCCGGCTGGTCGCCCACCTCGGTGTTCGTCCTGCCGCAGCACAGTGTGGCGATGCCGCTGCTGTTCGCGATGACCGAATCCGGCGGGCGCACCGACCTCACCGTGTCCGCGCGCAACGGGCGCGGTGTCGAGCCGCGGCTCGAGGCACTGCTGGACCGGATTGCCGCGACGCTGGAATCCGAACTACCGCAACCTGATTCGGCCGTAGCATGA
- a CDS encoding NAD-dependent epimerase/dehydratase family protein, translated as MKALVTGASGFLGGALARRLATDGHEVTVLARRTSNLGGLDGLGVRIAYGDLTDPHSLRQACTGAEVVFHSAARVDERGTREQFWNENVRGTEYLLGAAREAGARRFVFISSPSALMDRDGGDQIDIDESAPYPSRYLNLYSETKAAAERAVLAADTADFTTCALRPRAIWGAGDRSGPIVRLLGRTAEGKLPDLSFGRSVRASLCHVDNVVHACLGAAASDRVGGKAYFLADAEKTDVWAFLAEVAGGLGYPAPTRRPDSRVLAAAVAVIETVWRVPAVARRWSPPLSRYVVALMTRTATYDTAAAARDFGYAPIVGRDEGLARFLSWLESEGGIEQLTRDLR; from the coding sequence GTGAAAGCCCTCGTCACCGGCGCATCCGGATTCCTGGGCGGCGCGTTGGCCCGCCGCCTGGCCACCGACGGCCACGAGGTCACGGTGCTGGCCCGCCGCACCAGCAACCTGGGCGGCCTCGACGGTCTCGGCGTGCGGATCGCCTACGGCGACCTCACCGACCCGCACTCGCTGCGGCAGGCCTGCACCGGGGCCGAGGTGGTGTTCCACAGCGCCGCCCGGGTCGACGAGCGCGGCACCCGCGAGCAGTTCTGGAACGAGAACGTCCGCGGCACCGAATATCTGCTGGGCGCCGCCCGTGAGGCGGGCGCGCGGCGGTTCGTGTTCATCTCCAGTCCGAGTGCGCTGATGGATCGCGACGGCGGCGATCAGATCGACATCGACGAATCGGCGCCGTATCCGAGCCGGTATCTGAATCTCTACTCCGAGACCAAGGCCGCCGCCGAGCGGGCCGTATTGGCCGCCGACACAGCTGATTTCACAACCTGCGCACTGCGGCCCCGGGCGATCTGGGGCGCGGGTGACCGGTCCGGGCCGATCGTGCGGCTGCTCGGGCGCACCGCCGAGGGCAAGCTGCCCGATCTGTCCTTCGGCCGCTCGGTGCGGGCCTCCCTGTGCCATGTCGACAATGTCGTGCACGCCTGCCTGGGGGCCGCCGCCTCCGATCGGGTGGGCGGTAAGGCGTATTTCCTCGCCGACGCCGAGAAGACCGATGTGTGGGCGTTTCTCGCCGAGGTGGCCGGTGGGCTCGGCTATCCCGCGCCCACCCGGCGGCCCGACTCCCGGGTGCTCGCCGCGGCGGTCGCGGTGATCGAGACCGTCTGGCGCGTACCGGCGGTCGCGCGGCGCTGGTCGCCGCCGCTGTCCCGATATGTGGTGGCGCTGATGACCCGTACCGCGACCTACGACACTGCCGCGGCGGCAAGGGATTTCGGATACGCGCCGATCGTCGGCCGGGACGAAGGGCTGGCCCGGTTCCTGTCCTGGCTCGAATCCGAGGGCGGTATCGAGCAACTCACCCGCGATCTGCGCTGA
- a CDS encoding fatty acid CoA ligase family protein, giving the protein MSGTYWRAIDRFREVVAAEPDRTAVHSADAVATGLPQYRRLSYAELDLWSDAIAERLTAAGVGSGTRTIVLVLPSPELYAIMLGLLKIGAVPVVIDPGMGLRPMLRCLQAADAEAFIGIPQAHAARVLFRHYFRGVRVPVTVGRRWFWGGARLHAWGRRPAAAAPARTPAADDDLLLIAFTTGSTGPAKAVEMTHGNLSAMVEQVHAARDHELPHTSLITLPLVGILDLLLGSQCVLPPLIPSKVGSTDPAHVADAIGRFGVRTLFASPAVLIPLLRHLEDTGTRLPTLRSIYSGGAPVPDRCIAGLRAVLAEDVRIYAGYGSTEALPMSMIESRELLDGPAERARAGSGTCIGRPADRIRARVVAITDDPLPTWSQAQERAGELERTRGIGELVVAGPNVSTRYWWPAAANTAGKITDGETIWHRTGDLAWIDDDQRIWFCGRKSQRVRTADGPLFTVQIEQIFNAVDGVARTALVGVGPAGSQCPVLCAELAPGADPDTVAAALRARGGESELTAAISEFLFHPGFPVDIRHNAKIGREQLATWAGQRLAKGTR; this is encoded by the coding sequence GTGAGCGGAACCTACTGGCGCGCGATCGACCGGTTCCGTGAGGTCGTCGCGGCCGAGCCCGATCGCACGGCGGTCCACTCCGCCGATGCCGTGGCGACCGGGCTGCCGCAGTACCGGCGGCTGAGCTACGCCGAACTCGATCTGTGGTCGGACGCCATCGCCGAACGGCTCACCGCGGCGGGCGTCGGCAGCGGCACCCGCACCATCGTGCTGGTTCTGCCCAGTCCCGAGTTGTACGCGATCATGCTGGGGCTGTTGAAGATCGGCGCGGTGCCGGTCGTCATCGATCCGGGGATGGGGCTGCGCCCGATGCTGCGCTGCCTGCAGGCCGCCGACGCCGAGGCGTTCATCGGGATTCCGCAGGCGCATGCGGCGCGAGTGCTGTTCCGGCACTACTTCCGCGGTGTGCGGGTCCCGGTGACCGTGGGGCGGCGCTGGTTCTGGGGCGGGGCGCGCCTGCACGCCTGGGGCCGCCGCCCGGCCGCGGCGGCTCCGGCCCGCACCCCGGCCGCCGACGACGATCTGCTGCTGATCGCGTTCACCACCGGAAGTACCGGGCCCGCGAAGGCCGTGGAGATGACGCACGGCAACCTGTCGGCGATGGTCGAGCAGGTGCACGCGGCCCGCGATCACGAACTGCCGCACACGTCGCTGATCACGCTGCCGCTGGTCGGGATCCTCGATCTGCTGCTGGGATCGCAATGTGTGCTGCCGCCGCTGATTCCGAGCAAGGTCGGCTCCACCGATCCGGCGCATGTGGCCGACGCGATCGGCCGGTTCGGGGTGCGTACCCTGTTCGCCTCCCCCGCCGTGCTGATCCCGCTGCTGCGCCATCTCGAGGACACCGGGACCCGGCTGCCGACGCTGCGCAGCATCTACTCCGGTGGCGCTCCGGTCCCCGACCGGTGCATCGCCGGACTGCGGGCGGTCCTCGCCGAGGATGTCCGCATCTACGCCGGATACGGCTCCACCGAGGCGCTGCCGATGTCGATGATCGAGTCGCGGGAACTGCTCGACGGTCCCGCCGAGCGCGCCCGCGCGGGATCCGGTACCTGTATCGGACGTCCCGCCGACCGGATCCGTGCCCGGGTCGTGGCGATCACCGACGATCCGCTGCCCACCTGGTCGCAGGCGCAGGAGCGGGCCGGGGAACTGGAACGCACTCGCGGAATCGGCGAACTCGTCGTGGCCGGGCCGAATGTCAGCACCCGCTACTGGTGGCCCGCCGCGGCCAACACCGCGGGCAAGATCACCGACGGTGAGACGATCTGGCATCGCACCGGCGATCTGGCCTGGATCGACGACGACCAGCGAATCTGGTTCTGCGGCCGGAAATCTCAGCGGGTGCGCACCGCGGACGGCCCCCTGTTCACCGTGCAGATCGAGCAGATCTTCAACGCGGTCGACGGCGTGGCCCGCACGGCGCTCGTCGGCGTGGGCCCCGCCGGATCCCAGTGTCCCGTGCTGTGCGCGGAGCTGGCGCCCGGCGCCGATCCCGACACCGTGGCGGCCGCGCTGCGGGCTCGCGGTGGCGAATCCGAACTCACGGCGGCGATCTCGGAGTTCCTGTTCCACCCCGGATTCCCGGTCGACATCCGGCACAACGCCAAGATCGGCCGCGAACAGCTCGCGACGTGGGCGGGGCAGCGGCTGGCGAAGGGAACGCGATGA
- a CDS encoding 3-oxoacyl-ACP synthase III family protein yields the protein MPHSRFESLGAYLPEKRVTTDELIGRLAVPPAFDLEKITGVRERRVHDTRPESYEDSFILASKALDDCLSRSQYSGSEIEVIISTSITRSKNATRMYMEPSFASALAQRIGAENAITFDLSNACAGMLSGTYILDRMIRSGIVRNGIVVSGEAITPIADTAVSEISDKYDLQFASLTVGDSAAAVVLDRSVDEADRIDYIELVTASEHSHLCLGMPSDKTSGVALYTDNRKMHNEARFLLWTDTQRMFYDKRGTTFADENFDFMIHHQFGAAAIPYMNAIAEREFGTPMPPDLNVIGDYGNTSSTSHFIVLHEHLRREEIPSGSKLLMVPAASGVVGGFLSTTISSLKV from the coding sequence ATGCCGCATTCTCGTTTCGAATCCCTCGGCGCATATCTACCCGAAAAAAGGGTGACAACCGACGAATTGATCGGACGGCTCGCCGTACCGCCCGCATTCGATCTCGAAAAGATCACAGGCGTGCGTGAGCGTCGTGTCCACGACACTCGCCCGGAGTCCTACGAGGACTCCTTCATCCTGGCATCCAAGGCACTCGACGACTGTCTTTCCAGGTCACAGTACTCGGGCTCGGAGATCGAGGTGATCATCTCCACCTCCATCACGCGCAGCAAGAACGCCACCAGAATGTACATGGAGCCGTCCTTCGCCTCCGCGCTGGCGCAGCGTATCGGTGCCGAGAACGCCATCACATTCGACCTTTCCAATGCCTGCGCCGGAATGCTCAGCGGTACCTACATCCTGGACCGCATGATTCGCTCCGGCATTGTCCGCAACGGCATTGTCGTCAGCGGTGAGGCCATTACTCCGATCGCCGACACCGCGGTGTCGGAAATCTCCGATAAATACGATCTGCAATTCGCCTCGCTCACCGTCGGCGATTCCGCGGCGGCGGTGGTGCTCGATCGTTCCGTCGACGAGGCCGACCGGATCGACTACATCGAGCTGGTGACCGCCTCCGAGCACTCCCACCTGTGCCTGGGCATGCCCAGTGACAAGACCTCCGGCGTCGCGCTCTACACCGACAACCGGAAGATGCACAACGAGGCCCGGTTCCTGCTGTGGACCGACACCCAGCGGATGTTCTACGACAAGCGCGGCACCACGTTCGCCGACGAGAACTTCGACTTCATGATCCACCACCAGTTCGGCGCGGCGGCGATTCCGTACATGAACGCCATCGCCGAGCGCGAATTCGGCACGCCGATGCCGCCGGATCTCAATGTCATCGGTGATTACGGAAATACCTCCAGCACTTCGCATTTCATCGTCCTGCACGAGCACCTGCGCCGCGAGGAGATTCCCAGCGGCTCGAAACTGCTGATGGTTCCGGCCGCCTCCGGTGTGGTCGGCGGATTCCTGTCCACCACGATTTCGTCTCTGAAGGTCTGA
- a CDS encoding SDR family oxidoreductase, whose amino-acid sequence MTRRRILITGASAGLGAEMARQFAARGRDLALCARRTDKLEELRARLLAAHPDIRVSVRALDVDDHAGVERVFGEFRDEFGGLDRVIVNAGLGKGARLGTGRAQANIATATTNFVSALAQAEAALEIFRDQRAGHLVLISSMSAVRGLPGKKAAYSAAKAGLSALGEGLATELRNDPIAVTTVQPGFIATEMSAKADDTRLIVPLERGAAAMVAAIEAEPVRACVPQWPWRALNLVLPRLPRAAMGRLG is encoded by the coding sequence ATGACCAGGCGCAGAATTCTCATCACCGGAGCGAGTGCGGGACTGGGGGCCGAGATGGCCCGGCAGTTCGCCGCCCGCGGGCGCGATCTGGCGCTGTGCGCGCGCCGCACCGACAAACTCGAGGAATTGCGCGCGCGCCTGCTCGCGGCACATCCGGATATCCGGGTCTCGGTGCGCGCTCTCGATGTCGACGACCACGCCGGGGTCGAGCGGGTGTTCGGTGAATTCCGCGACGAATTCGGCGGATTGGATCGGGTGATCGTGAACGCCGGTCTCGGTAAGGGCGCCCGGCTGGGCACCGGCCGCGCACAGGCCAATATCGCGACGGCCACAACCAATTTCGTGAGCGCGCTGGCCCAGGCGGAGGCTGCGCTGGAGATATTCCGGGATCAGCGGGCGGGACATCTGGTGCTGATCTCGTCGATGAGCGCGGTGCGGGGCCTGCCCGGGAAGAAGGCCGCCTATTCGGCCGCCAAGGCCGGATTGTCCGCGCTCGGTGAGGGTTTGGCGACGGAACTGCGGAACGACCCGATCGCGGTGACCACCGTCCAACCCGGTTTCATCGCCACCGAGATGTCGGCCAAGGCGGACGACACCCGCCTGATCGTCCCGCTCGAACGCGGTGCCGCGGCCATGGTCGCCGCGATCGAGGCCGAGCCGGTCCGGGCCTGCGTTCCGCAATGGCCTTGGCGGGCACTGAACCTCGTGCTGCCGCGATTGCCGCGGGCGGCGATGGGAAGGCTCGGCTGA
- the galK gene encoding galactokinase yields MTAGVWVAPGRVNIIGEHTDYNDGYALPIALPQVVTCTATVTADATVSVTSRQHPGKPVRVPIAGLADAAVEGWARYPLGVVHEFVRRGHEVPGVVLDIDGAVPVGAGLSSSAALECSVALAIRDLFAPAVEVAELIDIGRAAENSYVGAATGTLDQSASLLCTEGHALFLDFATNEAAQVPFDLTAAGLRLLVADTDTPHRLADGDYGERRRECEAAAHELGVHSLRAITDPGETLRLADPVLRRRARHVITENARVLTVVDLLRDGRDPRAIGPLLTSGHHSLRDDFEVSTPELDAAADSALDAGAHGARMVGGGFGGSIIALTDIERTDSVAAAIRRRFRTEGFTAPRFFVATPSAGARRIGPPPI; encoded by the coding sequence GTGACCGCCGGGGTGTGGGTCGCGCCGGGGCGGGTCAACATCATCGGCGAGCACACCGACTACAACGACGGCTACGCGCTGCCGATCGCGCTGCCACAGGTCGTGACCTGCACCGCCACGGTGACCGCCGATGCGACGGTGAGCGTGACGTCGCGGCAGCACCCCGGAAAGCCGGTGCGGGTACCGATCGCCGGACTCGCCGACGCCGCGGTCGAGGGCTGGGCGCGCTATCCGCTGGGTGTGGTGCACGAATTCGTCCGGCGCGGGCACGAGGTACCCGGCGTGGTGCTGGATATCGACGGCGCGGTACCGGTGGGTGCGGGGCTGTCGTCCTCGGCGGCGCTGGAATGTTCGGTGGCACTGGCGATTCGGGATCTGTTCGCCCCCGCGGTGGAGGTCGCCGAACTGATCGACATCGGGCGGGCGGCCGAGAACTCCTATGTGGGCGCGGCCACCGGGACGCTGGATCAGTCGGCGTCACTGCTGTGCACCGAGGGGCATGCGCTGTTCCTGGACTTCGCCACGAACGAGGCGGCACAGGTCCCCTTCGATCTGACCGCCGCCGGTCTGCGGCTGCTGGTCGCCGACACCGACACCCCGCACCGGCTGGCCGACGGCGACTACGGCGAGCGGCGGCGCGAGTGCGAGGCCGCCGCACACGAACTCGGCGTGCACTCCCTGCGCGCGATCACCGATCCGGGCGAGACGCTGCGCCTGGCCGATCCGGTGTTGCGGCGGCGCGCACGACATGTGATCACCGAGAACGCGCGGGTGCTCACCGTCGTGGATCTGCTGCGCGACGGGCGGGATCCGCGTGCCATCGGCCCGCTGCTCACCAGCGGCCACCACTCGCTGCGCGACGATTTCGAGGTGTCGACCCCGGAACTGGATGCCGCGGCCGACAGCGCGCTCGACGCGGGCGCCCACGGTGCGCGCATGGTCGGCGGCGGATTCGGCGGCAGCATCATCGCGCTGACCGATATCGAACGCACCGACTCGGTGGCCGCCGCGATCCGGCGGCGTTTCCGCACCGAAGGTTTCACCGCGCCCCGATTCTTCGTGGCCACCCCCTCGGCCGGTGCGCGCCGCATCGGCCCGCCGCCTATCTGA
- the galT gene encoding galactose-1-phosphate uridylyltransferase yields MADGREIIYFDTDPVPRTAADTRDLPRTATHSQARFDPLLGEWVVIASHRQTRTFLPPADQCPLCPSAPGRPSEIPESDYQVVVFENRFPSLSTNRVALPDHVEGSPETLLRNGFGRCEVVCFTSDHDSSFAELTTERARLVVDVWAQRSAELAELDGIAQVYCFENHGAEIGVTLSHPHGQIYAYPFPTPRAVTLAANAARHRKAHGSNLFGDLLGAERAAGIRVVAANAEWTAFVPPFARWPYEVQLYPHRRVADIPDLDDAQRDGFAQLYLDVLGRFARRFDTPMPYVAAWNQAPRIPAAQPDWWLHLQLFSIRRTAHKVKYLAGSESGMHVFISDTTPETVAAELREVR; encoded by the coding sequence CTGGCCGACGGGCGCGAGATCATCTATTTCGACACCGATCCGGTGCCGCGCACCGCGGCCGACACCCGCGACCTCCCGCGGACCGCGACCCATTCGCAGGCGCGTTTCGATCCGCTGCTGGGCGAATGGGTGGTGATCGCCTCCCACCGGCAGACCCGCACCTTCCTGCCACCGGCCGATCAGTGCCCGCTGTGCCCGTCGGCGCCCGGACGACCCTCCGAGATACCGGAATCGGACTATCAGGTGGTGGTGTTCGAGAACCGCTTCCCGTCACTGTCCACCAATCGCGTGGCGCTGCCCGATCATGTCGAGGGGTCACCGGAGACACTGCTGCGCAACGGTTTCGGCCGCTGCGAGGTGGTGTGCTTCACCAGTGATCACGACAGTTCGTTCGCCGAGCTGACCACCGAGCGGGCCCGGCTGGTGGTCGATGTGTGGGCCCAGCGCAGTGCGGAACTCGCCGAGCTGGACGGCATCGCGCAGGTCTACTGCTTCGAGAACCACGGTGCGGAGATCGGGGTCACGCTGTCGCATCCGCACGGGCAGATCTACGCCTACCCCTTCCCCACCCCGCGCGCGGTCACGCTGGCGGCCAATGCGGCGCGGCACCGGAAGGCACACGGCAGCAATCTGTTCGGAGATCTGCTCGGCGCGGAACGGGCGGCCGGTATCCGGGTGGTGGCGGCCAACGCGGAGTGGACCGCCTTCGTGCCGCCGTTCGCCCGCTGGCCCTACGAGGTCCAGCTCTATCCGCATCGGCGCGTGGCCGACATCCCCGATCTCGACGATGCCCAGCGCGACGGGTTCGCACAGCTGTATCTGGATGTGCTGGGGCGCTTCGCCCGTCGCTTCGACACCCCCATGCCCTATGTGGCGGCGTGGAACCAGGCGCCGAGAATTCCTGCCGCGCAGCCGGATTGGTGGTTGCACCTGCAGCTGTTCTCCATTCGCCGCACCGCGCACAAGGTGAAGTATCTGGCCGGCTCGGAATCGGGAATGCACGTGTTCATCAGTGACACCACGCCGGAGACCGTCGCCGCGGAGCTGCGGGAGGTGCGGTGA